The window ATTGATACACCTTTACACGGTTTCTTACCTTTTAAACATATCGATCACCTGCATCCTGACGCGGCAATTGCTATTGCGGCTGCAAAAGATGGCAAAAAGATCACTGAAGAATTATTTGGTGGTAAAATAGGTTGGGTTGAATGGCAAAAACCAGGTTTCGACCTTGGCCTGCAATTAAAACAATGTCTTGACGAGAACCCCGGCATCCGTGGTATCATGTTAGGCTCGCACGGGTTATTTACCTGGGGTGACACTGCTTACGAAAGTTACATGAACACGCTTGAGGTTATTGAGCAATGTGCTGAGTATCTTGAACAAAACTATGGTAAAAAAGGCCCCATCTTTGGTGGCCAGAAAATACAAAGCCTGCCGGAAGCCGATCGTAAATCGCAAGCGGTAGCTTTAGCCCCAATATTGCGTGGTTTTTGCTCGTCAAAAACTAAAATGATCGGTCACTTTACCGATGATGCACGTGTATTGGAGTTCACCAACTCCAACGACTTAGGCCGTTTGGCACCATTAGGTACCAGCTGCCCCGACCACTTCCTGCGCACTAAGATCAGTCCGCTGGTATTGGAATTAGCACCGGGTGAAGATCTGAGCGATGTTGCCGCTTTGAAAGAGCGTTTAGCCCCGGCATTTGAAGCTTACCGCAAAATGTACGAGGATTATTACAACACTTGCAAACACCCGAACAGCCCCGCCATCCGCGATGCTAACCCGGTTGTTATTTTATATCCGGGTGTAGGTATGTTCACTTTTGCTAAAGATAAGCAAACCGCGCGTGTAGCTGCTGAATTTTATATCAACGCTATCAACGTGATGAAAGGCGCTGAAGCAATTTCTGAATACACCTCGTTACCACGCCAGGAAGCTTTCAATATTGAATACTGGTTGTTGGAAGAAGCTAAATTACAGCGTATGCCTAAGCCGAAAATCTTGTCGGGCCGTATTGCTTTAATTACCGGCAGCGCTGGTGGTATTGGTAAAGCTATCGCCAAAAAGTTTGCTGAAGAAGGCGCGGTAGTGGTGTTGAACGATATGAACGCTGAACGCCTTGCAGAAGCAGGCGAGGAATTTAAAAAGCTATTTGGTAAAGATGTATATGCAACCGCTGTACTTGACGTGACCAAAGGCGATGATATTGCCGGTGCTGTTGCTACAGCTATCCTGGCATTTGGCGGGGTAGACCTGATCGTTAACAATGCTGGTTTATCTATCTCAAAAACCATTGCCGACCATACCGAAAAGGACTGGGATTTATTATACGATGTATTGGTAAAAGGCCAGTTTATGGTTACCCAGGCTGCTGTTGCTGTAATGAAGAAACAGGATATCGGTGGCGACATTATCAATATAGTTAGTAAAAACGCTTTAGTTAGCGGGCCAAATAATGCTGGCTACGGCAGCGCCAAAGCTGCGCAATTGCACCTAAGCAGGTTAAACGCCGCTGAACTGGGTGTAGATAAAATCCGTGTAAACGTGGTTAACCCTGACGCGGTGATCAGCGATAGCAATATTTGGGCTGGCGGCTGGGCCGAAGGCCGCGCTAAGGCTTACGGTATTACTGTGGCTGAATTGCCTGCTTACTACGCAAAACGTACCTTATTGAACGAAATCATATTACCGGATGATATTGCCAACGCTTGTGTGGCCCTTACCGGTGGCTTGCTCAATAAATCGACAGGAAACGTACTTAACGTTGATGGTGGCGTAGCTGCGGGATTTGTACGATAGTGAGTAGTTGGATCAGGTTGATTAAGTAGTTTATACTTAATCAACCTGATCCAACTTAATTAACTAATACCTATGGATAGAGTAGCATTCAAAATGAAACTGTTTCCCGGCCAGGAAGCGGAGTATAAAAAGCGTCACGACGAAATATGGCCCGAGTTATCGGCGTTATTAAAGGAAACCGGCGTAAGCGATTATTCCATATTTTTAGATGAGGAAACCCTGAGCCTGTTCGGTGTTTTAAAAGTAACCGATAAGGCTTTATTAGATACGCTTCCTGCCAAGGCAATAATGCAGAAATGGTGGGCCTACATGGGCGATATTATGGAAAGCAATCCCGATAATTCACCAGTAAGCGTATCATTAAAAGAGGTTTTTTATTTACCATAACCAATTAGAACCAAGAAATTATGCAGATAGAGAAATATAAAATAGACGAGGCTAACAACCAGCAAGCTGCCGCACATCAGCGCAAGTTTGATTTTGTAGCCGAAGGCGTTGCCAATCTTGATGAAGTGATGGGCAAACTGGCCGAATTTAATATTGCTATACCAAGCTGGGCATTGGGCACAGGCGGCACCCGCTTTGGCCGTTTTTCAGGTGGTGGCGAACCACGTTCGTTAGAAGAAAAAATTGAGGATATTGGCGTGCTGCACGCGCTTAACCGTTCAAGCGGCGCTATATCTTTGCATATTCCATGGGATATCCCAAAAGACGCGAAAGCTATTAAAGCCTTAGCCGCTCAGCATGGCCTGCGCTTTGACGCCATGAACTCTAATACGTTCCAGGATCAGGCAAATCAGCCGTTAAGTTATAAGTTTGGTTCTTTGCAGCACGTAGATAAAAACGTGCGCAAACAAGCGGTTGAGCACAACATTGAAGTAATTAAACAAGGGATTGAGTTGGGCTCAAACGCGTTAACCGTTTGGTTGGCCGACGGCTCAAGTTTCCCTGGTCAGTTAAATTTCCGCAAGGCTTTTGAAAATACTTACGAAAGTTTACAAGAAATATACGCGGCTATGCCAGACGATTGGAAAATGTATTTGGAATACAAATGCTACGAGCCAAACTTCTATTCAACTACAGTAGCCGATTGGGGCCAATCGTTATTGTATGTAAACAAGCTGGGGCCTAAAGCTTATACTTTGGTCGATTTAGGTCACCACCTGCCGAACGCCAACATCGAACAAATAGTTTCACTATTGCTAATGGAAGGTAAACTGGCTGGTTTCCACTTTAACGATTCGAAATATGGTGATGATGACCTGACTGTAGGCAGCATTAACCCATACCAGTTGTTCCTGATATTTAACGAGCTGGTTGAAGGCATGGATGCCCGCGGCATGAACCACGCTAACGACCTGGGTTGGATGATTGATGCATCGCACAACGTTAAAGACCCTATTGAAGACCTGTTACAGTCGGTAGAAGCGATTAAAATTGCTTACGCCCAGGCTTTATTGGTTGATAAGAAAAAATTGGTTCAGGCGCAGCTAAATAACGATGCGGCCCTGGCGCAGGAAGTATTACAACAAGCCTACCGTACAGATGTACGCCCTCTGGTAGCCGAATCACGTTTACGTGCAGGCGGCGCGTTAGATCCAATTGGCGCATTCCGTGACATGCAGGTAAGAAGCAATTTAATTAAAGAACGCGGTGAGAAAACCGTTGCAACCGGTTTATAATGACAAGTATACCCGTAATAGCAATTTTTGATATAGGAAAAACGAACAAAAAGTTTTTCCTGATCAATGAGTATTACAAAATTGTGCTGGAGCGTACTACTGCTTTCGCGGAAACAACCGATGATGATGGCGACCCCTGCGAGGATGTGGCCATGATGAAGCAATGGGTAGCCGATACTTTGCACGATGCTTTATCACAAAAAAAGTTCGATATCCAGGCTATAAATTTTTCTACCTATGGCGCCAGCTTTGTACACCTGGACAAGAATAATGAAGTTACCGCGCCGCTATGTAATTATCTGAAGGATTTCCCTGAAGATCTGAAACAAGAGTTTTATAGCAAGCACGGGGGCGAAGCCAGGATAGCCCAGGAAACAGCATCGCCGGTTTTGGGTAACCTTAACTCGGGCATGCAGTTATACCGCATTAAGTATCGCAAACCTGAGTTATTCGATCGAATAAAATATTCATTGCATTTGCCGCAATATTTAAATCATTTGGTAACGGGCAAATACTATTCGGATATTACCAGCATTGGCTGCCACACGCAACTGTGGGATTTTAAAAAGAACACTTATCACGATTGGGTTTACCAGGAACATATCGACAGGATATTGGCGCCGATATTCCCTTCGGATAAAGTAGACGTGCTGGAAATTGAGGGACATCCGCGCGCGGTGGGGGTAGGCTTGCACGATAGTTCGGCTGCGCTGATACCTTATCTGGCCAATTTTGCCGAACCGTTTGTGTTAATATCTACCGGTACCTGGTGTATTAGCCTGAATCCGTTCAATAATAACGTACTTACACCTGATGAGCTAACTAAGGATTGCCTATGCTATATGGAATACCATGGCAGGCCGGTAAAAGCTTCAAGGTTGTTTGCGGGTAACGAACACGAACAGCAAACCAAACGTTTAGCAGCCCATTTTGATAAGCCCGGCTTCTACTATAAATTGGTAGCGTACGATCCGGACCTGGTGCCATCGGCGCAAGCGGTAACTACTAATGGTGCCGATCAGCCATTGTTAAAGCAATCGGCCTTTGTAGACCGCGACCTGAATACCTTTAAAACCTACGAAGAAGCCTATCATTGCCTGATAGCCGACATAATGCAGCAACAAAAAGCATCTACAGACTTGGCTATCCAGGATACGCAGGTGAAACGCATTTTTGTAGATGGCGGGTTCAGTAAAAATCCTATCTATATGAATTTGCTGGCCAAGGCCTTCCCTCATTTCGAGGTGTATGCTGCTTCTGTTGCGCAAGCTACGGCTATTGGCGCCGCGCTTGCTATTCATAAATACTGGAACAATAAACCATTACCAGCCGATATGATCGAGCTGAAATACTATGCAGTCGCACAAAATATTGAAATATGATGCGAGTCATTTTTTAAATCCCGGGGGCAAACACATGTTGTTTGCCTTTTTATTTAGCGGGATTTTTCAGTTACTTGCTATTGCAGCTCACGGTCAGCAACCCGCGCGCTTATGGCATGGTATTGAACGCGAAATACGTTACCATCCAGATGGACAGGATTTTGTAATTCAGAATGGTAAGCGCCGCTTTAATCGCGCGTTATACGGTACTAACACCGCTTTCCGTGTTGAAGCCGGCGACCTGCCCGAATTTGCTTTGTATCTGCCGGGCATGGGCGGTAATTTAAAGTTTGGCTTAGTTAGCGGCGATAAAAGCAAATGGTTGATCAATGCCGCATCTATTGAAGCCCGTTACCGACCCGGGACAATGATCTATAAAATTAAAGACGAGTTATTGGGCGGGGGTGTATTAAACATCCAGGTACTTGCAGGGGCCGACGATGAAAATATCATTGTCAAAGCAACATTATTAAATACCAGCAAACCGGTAAAACTATTATGGGCATTTGGTGGCGCCACGGGTAAAAAAATCTCGCGTGATGGCGATATTGGCGCCGACCCGGAATCATCATTTTATCTGCAACCCGATTACTGCAAGGGCAACGTTTACACCACCGGTGAACAACAATTTACACTCAATTTTAGCGGCAAAGCCTTAAGCGAAACCGGACGATATGAAATTGACCACACCGGTACGGCAGCAAAAACTGAATCAGTGACCAAAAATGTGGTATACGGCATTTATCCCGCATCAACACAAATACATATTGCTGACGCGAACGCGCAGGAATCACCATTGCAATTGTTCAATTCCAAAGGCGGGGAACTGCCTGTGATTACCGGTGTGACGGAGGCCATAGCTGGTAAAGACTTGTATTGGGCAATCCAAAACGGAAAAAGTCTGAATTCCGCTAATCCTGCGCAATTATTCACAAAATCAGAACAAAATCGCCAAAAACTTGCTTCCCGTGTTACTGTTAAAACACCTGATCCATATATCAACACGCTGGGCGGTGCATTGAGTATTGCGGCTGATGGTATCTGGGAAAGCCCCTCGTATATGCATGGAGCAGTGGCCTGGCGCATGCGTTTACCCGCCTGGCGCGGGCCCTATGTGGCCGATCCGCTGGGTTGGCACGATAGGGCATGGTCGCATTTTAGCAGTTATGCCCTCTCGCAAATAACCGAACCACTTACCGGCCCCGTTGTAGCAGATACTGCTTTACATTTAGCAAGACAGAAGGAAGAATTGGGGACATCCATGTTCAGCAGTGGCTATATCAGCCGTAACCCTGGTGGTAAAATAGTGCCTCACCACTACGATATGAACCTGGTTTATATTGATGAACTGCTAAATCATTTTAAATGGACGGGTAATTTAGAAGAGGTTAAAAAGCTTTGGCCAACCATTAAACGCTCATTGGCCTGGGAGAAACGCAATTACGATGCTGACGGTGATGGTTTATATGATGCCTATTGCGCCATTTGGGCAAGCGATGCCCTGCAATATAGCGGCGGCGGGGTAACACATTCATCGGCTTATAACTATCGCGCCAACCGTGATGCCGCTTATTTGGCCAAACTTGTCGGCGAGGACCCAAAGCCTTACGAGCAGGAGGCTGCGCATATTCTTAATGCTATTAATAAACAATTATGGATTTCATCCACGGGTAGTTATGCTGAATATAAAGACCTGCTTGGTGAAAAACTATTACATCCATCAGCGGGATTGTGGACGGTTTACCACGCAATAGATTCGCAAGTGCCTGATGCTTTTCAAACCTACCAGGCTTTACGATATGTAGATACACGTATTCCGCATATTCCGGTTATTGCCAAGGGTTTAACGGGTGATAATCACCTATTGTCTACTACAAACTGGGAACCGTATGATTGGTCGTTGAACAATGTTGTGATGGCCGAGAACCTGCATACTGCCCTGGCTTATTGGCAAGGTAACCGCGCAGAAGATGCTTATCAATTGTGGCGCAGCGCCATCATCGAAAGTATGTATTTGGGTGCCAGTCCGGGTAACTTTCAGCAGATATCTTTTTACGATGCCGTGCGTGGCGAACTATACCGCGATTTTGGCGATCCGATTGGAATGGCTGCGCGTTCGCTGGTTGAAGGGTTGTTTGGTATCCGGCCGGATCTATTGCATAATACAGTTGTTATTAAACCTGGTTTCCCTGCCGGGTGGGATCATGCGTCGTTGGAAATACCTGATGTGAGATTTGATTTTAAGCGCAGTGGTAACATCGATGCTTACAGCATTATCCCAGCATTTCAAAAGCAAGCTGATCTGCAATTTGAAATTCCTGCACGATTTGATCGTATAACGGCTATAACTATAAACGGTAAGGTAGTGAAATGGACAGTAGCCGGTGAGGCAGTTGGTCAGCCCATATTAAAGATATATGCTGGCAGACTTAACAAATACAATATTAAAGTTATCTGGAGAGGAACTAAGATAAAACCCTCGAATGAGCCGAAAGCAGGGGCAAAGGTGTTCGACCCGCAGAACGTTTATCATCAGACGAACATTGTTAATGGTAGTCATACTTATTTTTATCAGCATAAGCAGGGATTATTTACATGGTGGCAACCAGTAAACAAAACAATTACAGACACTGTTAAACATTTGGCTACTCAAGTTTGGGTAGCTAAAGGCTTTAAATCAGAATTGATTGATCTGAAACCTTACTTCAATGATAAAGTCACCAATATTTTCAAAAATCAATATTTATCCCCACGACCGAAATCGCCAACGTTACAGTTACCTACGCAGGGGATAGGTAACTGGGCATACCCGTTGGTTACGGCTAATATTGACGATAGTGGTTTAAAAAAAGCCGTTATTAATGGCGTGTTTACTATCCCGCAAGGCATACCGTTTGCCACATCTGCTGGCAATGAGAAAAACATCCTGTTCACATCACAATGGGATAACTTTCCAAAACAGGTAACTGTGCCATTATCGGGCAAAGCCGCACACGCTTATTTCCTGATGGCAGGATCGACCAATCCAATGCAATCGAGAATGGTAAACGGCACTATTACTGTAACTTATACCGATGGAGCTAAATCTATACTTGAATTGAAAAACCCTGAAAACTGGTGGCCTATAGAGCAGGATTGCATGAATGATGGCTTCGCCTTTAACACAAATGCGCCGAAACCTTTACGCGTGCATTTAAAAACCGGCGAGGTAACAGCAGATGTGAAGAAGTACAGCAGCATAAAAGGGTTTAGTAATACCGCTATTGATGGCGGCGCGGCAACTGTGCTGGACCTGCCGCTGGATAAAACAAAAGAATTAAAAAGCCTGACACTTGCCACGCATACTAACGATGTGGTGATAGGGCTAATGGCAATAACATTGATAAGGGAATAATACTATGAAAAAACTATTTATTATCACCATCCTGGCGGCATGTGCTTTTATGGCATCGGCACAGAAAACCGCTAAAAAACCAAATATTATCATCATCCTGGCCGATGATATGGGCTATTCCGATATCAACTGTTTCGGTTCGGATATTCAAACACCCAATATTAATGATTTGGCCAAAACGGGTTTGGTAATGACACAGTTTTACAATGCCTCGCGCTGCTGTCCGTCGCGTGCTTCGCTGCTGACAGGTTTATACCAGCATCAGGCAGGCGTAGGTGATATGGTAAATACCCGAAAAGAGCCAGCTTACCAGGGCTATCTGAACCATAACTGTGTAACCATTGCCGAGGCTTTAAAAGCAGGCGGCTATAACACTTATATGGCCGGTAAATGGCATGTAGGCACCGCGCCCGAAAACTGGCCGGTTAAACGCGGGTTCGATCATTATTTTGGTTTGATAGATGGTGCAGGCAGTTATTTCAATCCAACGGCTTCATATCGCCCTAACCAGCACTTAACTGTAGCGCTGGATGATAAGCCATTTACACCCGGCCCGAATTGGTATTCGACTGATAATTATGCCGATTATGCGGTGAAATACATTAAAGACAACAAGGGTACCGGCAAGCCATTCTTTTTGTACATGGCGTTTACCAGTCCGCACTGGCCTTTGCAGGCTTTGCCCGAAGATATTGCCAAATACAAAGGCAAATTTATGAAAGGCTGGGATGTATTACGTGAAGAGCGCCTGAAAAAGATGATTGCCCTGGGTATTGTACCAAAAGATACCAAGCTATCGCCGCGTGATAAAAACGTGCCGGAATGGAACTCGTTGACCGATGCTGAGAAGGTAGATTTTGATGATAAGATGGCGGTATATTCAGCTATGGTAGATAGGATGGATCAGAACATTGGCCGCATCCGCAAAGCGCTGAAGGAAACTGGTGTTGATCAGAATACCCTGATCATGTTCTTGTCGGATAACGGTGCCAGCAGCGAATACACCAAAGGTAACGGCTTCCTGCCCGAGATCATCGCGGCCAGTAAAAAACCAGCCAGCGACCCGACATCATTTACTACCTACGGTTTCCCCGGGGCTAACGTGAGTAATACACCGCTGCGTCTGTTCAAACACTGGGAATATGAGGGCGGCACAGCAACACCATTCATCGCCAACGCGCCGTCTATTATTAAAAAACATATGCAAACCGACCAGCCGGGACACTTGATAGATTTGATGGCTACCTGCCTGGATATTGCCGGTGTGCCATACCCTAAAACTTATAATGGAAATGCCATTACTCCAACCGAGGGGGTTAGCTTATTACCGTTGATGCAAGGCAAGAACTGGCAAGGAAATAAAGCGCTGTTCTTTGAGCACGAAGGCAACCGCGCAGTACGCCAGGGCGATTGGAAACTTGTATCGCAATACCCTGAAAATCAATGGGCGCTGTACAACATAAAAACAGATAGAGCAGAATTAAACGACTTAAGTACCCAATACCCCGAGCGCGTTAAGCAAATGGAGGCCCTTTATAACGAATGGGCGCCGCGGGCAGGGGTAGTGCCTTTTGAAAAATTGGGCAAGGGCAAGGGGGATATGTGATCTTCTCAAATCGGGTTACTGTAATGGCTATTTTAAAGATGGATAAATATTATCGTGATGAATTTGTTACATAATTAAGGGTGTTATGCAGGATAGCACAGGATGCTCAATATAACAGCATGGCATAACTTTAAAATTGTATAAACCGTCAATTTACAGTATCCAATTAACCTGTTAACCCTATGCTGATGCGATCATCTTTAAAGATCATATTGTCAATACTATGCCTGTCTGTTTCTGCACAATTATTTGCGCAGGATGTAAAAACCAGCTTTAAATTCGATTTTGGCAGCGGGAAGGCGGCTAAGAGCTACACCAAAATTACACCGCAGGATACCACAGCCGATAAAACTGGGTATGGGTTCGACTTCGGTTCAAAGGTTACAGCGGTTGTTCGCGACGCGAAAAAATCACTCACCGGCGATTATATCACCAGCGATAAACCGTTCTATTTTTCAGTAAACATACCCGAAGGGAATTATAAGGTTACTGTTACGTTGGGCGATATCAAGGGTACAAGCACGGCAACAGTAAAGGCCGAATCGCGCAGATTGATGCTGGAAAAAGTACAAACCAGCAACGATACTAAAAAGATCAGTTTTATAGTCAACATCCGCAAGCCGCAAATAAGTACCGGTGGCGAAGTGCGCCGTAACCCGCGCGAGATTGGTAAATACGATTGGGACGACAAGCTAACCCTTGAATTTAACGACACCCAGCCCTGTGTTGACGCGGTAGAAATCGAAAAGGTTGACGACCAGATCACCATCTTCCTTGCAGGCAACTCAACCGTTGTTGACCAGGATGAAGAACCCTGGTGCGCCTGGGGGCAAATGATCACACGCTTTTTGAAACCGGGGGTCGCAGTTGCCGATCACGCGGAATCGGGGCTTACCCTGGGAAGTTTTTTAGGCAGCCACCGATTGGATAAGGTGTTAAGTGTAGCAAAACCTGGTGATTACTTGTTTATTGAATTCGGTCATAACGATCAGAAAGAAAAAGGCCCTAATGATGGCGCCTGGAAATCATACACTGAAAGGTTCAAAACTTTCATCATCGCGCCCGGGAAAAGCAAATGATCCCGGTAATTGTCACCTCGACTGCCCGCCGCGAATTTAATGATAGCGGAAAAGTCGTAAATACCCTTGGCGATTTCCCCGCCGCTGCACGCAAGGTGGCCAAAGATATGAACGTTGCCCTGATTGACTTAAATGCCATGACCACTAAGTTTTATGAAGCTTTAGGCAAAGAAGGTTCAACAAAAGCGTTGGTGCATTATCCTGCTAACACATTCCCCGGACAAACAAAGGCATTGGCGGATAATACACACTTTAACAGTTATGGTGCTTATGAGATAGCCAAATGTGTAATGGAGGGTATTAAAAGCAATCATTTAGGGATTGAAAAATATATTATAGACAAATCAACGTTCGATCCATCGCATCCTGATCCGGTAGAAAGTTTCAGTGTACCGCCCAGCCCTAAATGGAGTAACGTAAAACCAGCGGGAAATTGATGAAAATAATTGCTTACATATTACTGGTGATGTTTGGATGCTGCATGTATGCCCAAGCACAGGGAATAAAGAAACCTATCCCCGATAAATTGGTGGTACTTACTTTTGATGATGCTGTTTTAAGTCATTACACAAACGTGGCGCCGTTACTAAAAAAATATGGTTTTACAGCCACTTTTTTTGTGTGCGAGTTTGGCGGCAAGCCCGATTTTAGTGATAAAACCAAATACATGAGCTGGGAGCAGGTTGCCGAACTCAGCAAAATGGGTTTTGAAATAGGCAACCATACCTGGCATCATACGCATGTAAATAAGATTATTGACGAGAAACTAAACTCGGAGCTAAGTTACATAGAGCAAAAATTTGATGAGTACCATATCCCTAAGCCCGTAAGCTTTGCATACCCGGGCTATGATACCAGTCGCCGGGCAATTGAAGTTCTTAAAAAGAAGGGCTACAAGTTTGCCCGCGGCGGATGGGATAGGGTATATGACCCAAAAACCGACGAGCCAATGCTGATGCCAGGCTATACCACCCACAGTGAAAAAGCCGATGCTGCCTACGATATTTTAAAACAAGCTAAAGGTGGCAAAATAGCTGTGCTAACTATCCACGGCGTGCCGGATGATGCGCATCCCTGGGTAACTACCTCGGTTGAGATTTTTGAAGGTTACCTGAAGTTTCTGAAAGAGAACCATTACAAAGTGATCGCCATGCGCGACCTGAATAAATATGTTGTTACCAATTGAACCTGAATAAATTGACCATATGAAAAAGAAATTGATTTTGCTTGCGCTGATATTTGTACAGGCAGGCTTGCTGACTGTTAAAGCCCAGGAAACGATGGAAACCGGTGGCAAAGAAATGCCCAACGAGTGGATTGACAAAGATACCGGCCATAAAGTGGTGCGCCTATCGCGCCGACCGGGCACCAGCAATGCCAGTTTCTATTTCAATAATTATTGCTTTGTACCCCAAGGCAGTAAAGGCGATTTGATGGTGTTTTATGGCAGCGTAGCCGATAAGGCTATGGGAAACCAGTTATTTACTGTGAACTTGAAAACGCTGGAAATTAAACAACTGACCAATCACAAGGCGATAGCGGGAGAAATGGTTTGCCCCAAAACTAACGACGCCTATTATCAAAGCGGGGATAGCGTTTTCGCGGTGAATGCCATTACAGGTAAAAACAGGTTCATCTATGCGTTCGATCCATCGTTTAAAGGGCGCGTCGGTACTGTTAATGCCGATGGTACTTACCTGGCCTGCGTAAAAGCAACCGGTGACCTGGAACGCCAGATACACGAAAAATATCCGGAAAAGAGTCAGTACTTCAATCGTATTTATGATGCGCATATCGAACATATCCTTTATAAGCTTAATGTCAAAACAGGTGAACTGACCGAGATACACCGTGAGAATGAATGGACTAATCACCTGCTGTTCTCGCCAGTTGATCCGGATATCCTTTCTTATTGCCACGAAGGGCCCTGGGAAAAGAATGACCGTATCTGGAATATCAACATCAAAACCCTGAAAAATACACTGATGCACAAACGCACGATGGTGAATGAGATTGCCGGTCACGAATTTTTTGGTATCGGTGGCCAGCACGAGTGGTTCGACCTGCAAAAACCGAAAGGCAAAACCTTCTTTTTAGCGGCTTTTGATATGAAAACAGGCAAAGAAGACCGCATGTATGAAATGGACAGGAACGAATGGTCGATACACTTTAACGTAACCAAGGATGAGAAAACTTTCTGCGGTGATGGCGGCGATCCGGGACAGGTAGCCAAAGCGCCCGATGGGGAATGGCTATACCTATTTAAGCCAAACGGCGACAGGTTAAAATCGGAAAAGCTGGTGAATATGAAACACCACAACTATAAGCTGGAGCCCAACGTGCATTTCTCGCCCGATGAAAAGTGGATCATCTTCCGTGCTAACTTTGAGGGGGTGGAGCAAACCTACGCGGTGGAAATAGCGAAACATTAACTAACGTCATTAGTCATTGAGACATTAGGTCATTTTATATTTAACGTTCATGTCATTTCATAAACATATCAAAATAGCTGTCGCCGTTGCGCTTTCTTTAGGTACTTATAACGCTATGGCGCAAATTGCCTGGCCGGTTATTACCAAACAAACCAAACCCTGGGCACGCTGGTGGTGGGAAGGCAGCGCAGTAAACAAAAAAGACTTAACCTGGAACATGGAAAGCTATAAAGCTGCCGGTTTGGGGGGCTTGGAAATTACACCTATTTATGGGGTAAAAGGCCATGAAAGTGAGTTTATCACTTACCTGTCGCCGCAATGGGTAAGTATGCTGCAATATACTTTGCAGGAAGGTAAACGCCTGAATATGGGAATTGACCTGGCCAACGCTACAGGCTGGCCATTTGGTGGTCCGTGGGTTACCAGCGAAGATGCCAGTAAGGAAATGTTCTGGAAAACATATAGCGTGAAAGGCGGCGAAAAACTAAATGAAGCAGTAGCTTTTACTCAACAACCACTGGTACGTGCCG of the Mucilaginibacter boryungensis genome contains:
- a CDS encoding SGNH/GDSL hydrolase family protein; this translates as MRSSLKIILSILCLSVSAQLFAQDVKTSFKFDFGSGKAAKSYTKITPQDTTADKTGYGFDFGSKVTAVVRDAKKSLTGDYITSDKPFYFSVNIPEGNYKVTVTLGDIKGTSTATVKAESRRLMLEKVQTSNDTKKISFIVNIRKPQISTGGEVRRNPREIGKYDWDDKLTLEFNDTQPCVDAVEIEKVDDQITIFLAGNSTVVDQDEEPWCAWGQMITRFLKPGVAVADHAESGLTLGSFLGSHRLDKVLSVAKPGDYLFIEFGHNDQKEKGPNDGAWKSYTERFKTFIIAPGKSK
- a CDS encoding SGNH/GDSL hydrolase family protein → MIPVIVTSTARREFNDSGKVVNTLGDFPAAARKVAKDMNVALIDLNAMTTKFYEALGKEGSTKALVHYPANTFPGQTKALADNTHFNSYGAYEIAKCVMEGIKSNHLGIEKYIIDKSTFDPSHPDPVESFSVPPSPKWSNVKPAGN
- a CDS encoding arylsulfatase yields the protein MKKLFIITILAACAFMASAQKTAKKPNIIIILADDMGYSDINCFGSDIQTPNINDLAKTGLVMTQFYNASRCCPSRASLLTGLYQHQAGVGDMVNTRKEPAYQGYLNHNCVTIAEALKAGGYNTYMAGKWHVGTAPENWPVKRGFDHYFGLIDGAGSYFNPTASYRPNQHLTVALDDKPFTPGPNWYSTDNYADYAVKYIKDNKGTGKPFFLYMAFTSPHWPLQALPEDIAKYKGKFMKGWDVLREERLKKMIALGIVPKDTKLSPRDKNVPEWNSLTDAEKVDFDDKMAVYSAMVDRMDQNIGRIRKALKETGVDQNTLIMFLSDNGASSEYTKGNGFLPEIIAASKKPASDPTSFTTYGFPGANVSNTPLRLFKHWEYEGGTATPFIANAPSIIKKHMQTDQPGHLIDLMATCLDIAGVPYPKTYNGNAITPTEGVSLLPLMQGKNWQGNKALFFEHEGNRAVRQGDWKLVSQYPENQWALYNIKTDRAELNDLSTQYPERVKQMEALYNEWAPRAGVVPFEKLGKGKGDM
- a CDS encoding DUF4450 domain-containing protein — protein: MQSHKILKYDASHFLNPGGKHMLFAFLFSGIFQLLAIAAHGQQPARLWHGIEREIRYHPDGQDFVIQNGKRRFNRALYGTNTAFRVEAGDLPEFALYLPGMGGNLKFGLVSGDKSKWLINAASIEARYRPGTMIYKIKDELLGGGVLNIQVLAGADDENIIVKATLLNTSKPVKLLWAFGGATGKKISRDGDIGADPESSFYLQPDYCKGNVYTTGEQQFTLNFSGKALSETGRYEIDHTGTAAKTESVTKNVVYGIYPASTQIHIADANAQESPLQLFNSKGGELPVITGVTEAIAGKDLYWAIQNGKSLNSANPAQLFTKSEQNRQKLASRVTVKTPDPYINTLGGALSIAADGIWESPSYMHGAVAWRMRLPAWRGPYVADPLGWHDRAWSHFSSYALSQITEPLTGPVVADTALHLARQKEELGTSMFSSGYISRNPGGKIVPHHYDMNLVYIDELLNHFKWTGNLEEVKKLWPTIKRSLAWEKRNYDADGDGLYDAYCAIWASDALQYSGGGVTHSSAYNYRANRDAAYLAKLVGEDPKPYEQEAAHILNAINKQLWISSTGSYAEYKDLLGEKLLHPSAGLWTVYHAIDSQVPDAFQTYQALRYVDTRIPHIPVIAKGLTGDNHLLSTTNWEPYDWSLNNVVMAENLHTALAYWQGNRAEDAYQLWRSAIIESMYLGASPGNFQQISFYDAVRGELYRDFGDPIGMAARSLVEGLFGIRPDLLHNTVVIKPGFPAGWDHASLEIPDVRFDFKRSGNIDAYSIIPAFQKQADLQFEIPARFDRITAITINGKVVKWTVAGEAVGQPILKIYAGRLNKYNIKVIWRGTKIKPSNEPKAGAKVFDPQNVYHQTNIVNGSHTYFYQHKQGLFTWWQPVNKTITDTVKHLATQVWVAKGFKSELIDLKPYFNDKVTNIFKNQYLSPRPKSPTLQLPTQGIGNWAYPLVTANIDDSGLKKAVINGVFTIPQGIPFATSAGNEKNILFTSQWDNFPKQVTVPLSGKAAHAYFLMAGSTNPMQSRMVNGTITVTYTDGAKSILELKNPENWWPIEQDCMNDGFAFNTNAPKPLRVHLKTGEVTADVKKYSSIKGFSNTAIDGGAATVLDLPLDKTKELKSLTLATHTNDVVIGLMAITLIRE